From Hydra vulgaris chromosome 07, alternate assembly HydraT2T_AEP, a single genomic window includes:
- the LOC101237567 gene encoding mpv17-like protein 2 isoform X4, translating into MMIYGGVAAPISHFWYIALDRLIMKGSIHAVVVKKLLADQLICSPFFTIYFFLTISILQGHTVEKTKVEIKENALSVYMVDCMVWPPVQAINFYLIPSHLRVIYIAVASFGWDIFLSYSKFKDSNIKEDYLSVAG; encoded by the exons ATGATGATCTATGGTGGCGTTGCTGCTCCAATTTCTCATTTTTGGTATATTGCTCTTGATAGGCTGATTATGAAAGGATCTATACATGCAGTTGTTGTGAAGAAGTTGTTAGCAGATCAACTGATTTGCTCTCCATTTTTCacaatatatttctttttaa cAATTAGTATCCTACAGGGACATACTGTTGAAAAGACTAAAGtggaaattaaagaaaatgcaCTGAGTGTTTATATG GTAGATTGTATGGTTTGGCCACCAGTACag gCTATCAATTTTTATCTCATTCCAAGTCATTTAAGGGTAATATATATCGCTGTTGCTTCATTTGGTTGGGATATTTTTCTTTCGTACTCAAAGTTCAAG GACTCAAATATAAAAGAAGATTACTTATCAGTTGCTGGTTGA
- the LOC101237567 gene encoding mpv17-like protein 2 isoform X3, with protein sequence MFFYSKTISLVKCFKRFPYRTSIHQNFVSVYEFSFSPKYLLYTNTFLSILLCGSADFVQQNIEKYFSKKDRDYDFKRTWFMMIYGGVAAPISHFWYIALDRLIMKGSIHAVVVKKLLADQLICSPFFTIYFFLTISILQGHTVEKTKVEIKENALSVYMVDCMVWPPVQAINFYLIPSHLRVIYIAVASFGWDIFLSYSKFKDSNIKEDYLSVAG encoded by the exons ATGTTTTTCTACTCAAAAACAATATCACTtgtgaaatgttttaaaagatttccttatagaacttcgattcatcaaaattttgtttcagtTTATGAGTTCAGTTTTAGccctaaatatttattgtacacaaacacttttttgtcaattttgttGTGTGGATCAGCTGATTTTGTTCAACAAAAtatcgaaaaatatttttcaaaaaaagacaGAGACTACGATTTTAA aCGCACATGGTTTATGATGATCTATGGTGGCGTTGCTGCTCCAATTTCTCATTTTTGGTATATTGCTCTTGATAGGCTGATTATGAAAGGATCTATACATGCAGTTGTTGTGAAGAAGTTGTTAGCAGATCAACTGATTTGCTCTCCATTTTTCacaatatatttctttttaa cAATTAGTATCCTACAGGGACATACTGTTGAAAAGACTAAAGtggaaattaaagaaaatgcaCTGAGTGTTTATATG GTAGATTGTATGGTTTGGCCACCAGTACag gCTATCAATTTTTATCTCATTCCAAGTCATTTAAGGGTAATATATATCGCTGTTGCTTCATTTGGTTGGGATATTTTTCTTTCGTACTCAAAGTTCAAG GACTCAAATATAAAAGAAGATTACTTATCAGTTGCTGGTTGA
- the LOC101237567 gene encoding mpv17-like protein 2 isoform X2 encodes MYLFISKKVHITNIKQFFYFSKRYLSIQQSAVQAYKNLFHSKYLFYTNTAIYISLCCTGDCIQQQLEKYLHNKNAPYNFKRTGCMLLYAIFAAPINHFWYIGLDKLIIKGSIHAIVGKKLLADQLVFAPFIIGYFFLMMGYLENQTMKETQEEIKEKALTVYLTDCCVWPPIQTINFYLIPSHMRLLYINVCTLCWNIFLSYSKHKERKLKGSIPQCVS; translated from the exons ATGTACTTATTTATCTCCAAAAAAGTTCATATCACAAATataaagcagtttttttatttttcaaaaagatatcTTTCAATACAACAAAGTGCAGTTCaagcttataaaaatttatttcattcaaaatatttattttataccaaTACTGCTATCTATATATCTCTTTGTTGCACTGGAGATTGTATTCAACAacaacttgaaaaatatttacataacaaAAATGCTCCTTATAATttcaa GAGAACAGGTTGCATGTTGTTGTATGCCATTTTTGCTGCTCCTATCAACCATTTTTGGTATATTGGTCTTGACAAGCTTATTATTAAAGGCTCTATACATGCTATTGTTggaaaaaagttattagcaGATCAGTTAGTATTTGCTCCATTTATTATTGGATACTTCTTTTTGA tgATGGGATACCTTGAGAATCAAACAATGAAAGAGACTCAAGAAGAAATTAAGGAAAAGGCTTTAACTGtttatttg acTGATTGTTGTGTCTGGCCTCCAATTCAG ACCATTAATTTCTATTTAATCCCCAGTCACATGAggttgttatatataaatgtgtgtacTTTATGTTGGAACATCTTCTTATCATATTCCAAGCACAAG GAAAGAAAACTTAAAGGAAGCATACCCCAATGTGTATCATGA